The following are encoded together in the Daucus carota subsp. sativus chromosome 5, DH1 v3.0, whole genome shotgun sequence genome:
- the LOC108223302 gene encoding protein MEI2-like 4 isoform X2 translates to MPFRQMDQKDAAKTSSVFKEIHILSEGETDSQKHNNLADKHVISAKEDAQLQQLTDSGESYEGEPLTETKESEAHSIGNLLPDEDDLFSGIIDKLRCGTRLDGSEDEEDLFQSGGGMELEPENCLNYHHQNGTYTNGVLNGERHSNGSIARTPSYNEQFSRTLIVRNINSSIEDSDLRSLLEKFGDVHSLNTTCKHRGYVVVSYFDIRAAWGARNSLHNKPSGHMNLDIQYLIPKDDPLEKVIKAGTLVVYNLDALTPNDNIGHIFGSFGEIKEIGETLECNKFIEYYDIRAAEVAYRTLNWSTIAGKQIKLELGRDRQFLVPQLHPVLAQDERSHRGSFEDRSSLELAFAGTLRPSLMSPSRLYGGSVGKLHPKSDMTIGAYNDNAFSQGNFSVPGSFPVRVATGDRFVLHEPRHPMDQENFSNSRPASHNLHSLPDYYNGSAHGISYNSFSSAADSSIDANPRILEGINDRNVYIMDPKGQQAEPHVGVFGSSWTSGCSIPEDYYIKRNSNSFQQFPTSPMGWTNSLPLANGTQKLPGLSRSSTNVLNTVSHSHDMMNKVSHTRLYHDGSLPVSNLSRWNNEHAYMESIGRLGLHNKVSDIAPRNYLHDENHIGKFINSTMSPPQRLSDFVPGVNLVASAPTSFGAPKERMRNQSNWRSEADSCHADKMKYELDIDRVLRGEDSRTTLMIKNIPNKYTSKMLLATIDEQHRGTYDFIYLPIDFKNKCNMGYAFINMTDSLQIVPFYKTFNGKKWEKFNSGKVASIAYARIQGKSALVAHFQNSSLMNEDKRCRPILFCTEGPNAGDQEPFPLGTSIRSRSSKPRSTFNDENHNQASPSSFVRGDVISSGASSLSSSVKDTF, encoded by the exons ATGCCATTCAGACAAATGGACCAGAAGGATGCTGCCAAGACCTCAAGCGTGTTCAAGGAAATTCATATCCTTTCTGAG GGGGAAACTGATTCTCAAAAGCATAATAACCTGGCTGATAAGCATG TTATATCAGCGAAAGAGGATGCTCAACTTCAGCAATTAACTGATTCTGGTGAGTCATACGAAGGTGAACCCTTGACAGAGACTAAAGAAAGTGAGGCGCATAGTATTGGCAATCTCCTTCCCGACGAGGATGATCTTTTTTCTGGAATAATTGATAAGTTAAGATGTGGCACTCGTTTGGATGGTAGCGAAGATGAAGAAGATCTTTTTCAAAGTGGAGGTGGCATGGAATTAGAGCCAGAGAATTGCTTAAACTATCATCATCAGAACGGCACATATACTAACGGAGTTCTTAATGGTGAAAGACATTCAAATGGTTCGATTGCCAGAACACCCTCTTATAATGAGCAATTTTCTAGGACACTTATTGTAAGAAATATCAATAGCAGTATTGAAGATTCTGATTTGAGGTCTCTTCTAGAG AAATTTGGGGACGTTCATTCTCTGAACACAACTTGTAAACACCGAGGCTATGTCGTTGTTTCTTATTTTGATATAAGGGCAGCTTGGGGTGCAAGGAACTCACTACACAATAAACCGTCGGGACACATGAATCTTGATATACAGTACTTGATCCCAAAG GATGATCCTTTGGAGAAAGTTATTAAAGCAGGCACACTTGTGGTATATAATCTTGATGCCCTAACGCCCAATGATAATATTGGCCACATCTTTGGTAGTTTTGGAGAGATTAAAGAA ATTGGGGAAACACTGGAGTGTAATAAGTTTATTGAATATTATGATATTCGAGCAGCGGAAGTTGCTTATCGCACATTAAATTGGAGCACTATTGCAGGAAAGCAGATCAAACTTGAACTGGGCCGGGATAGACAATT TTTAGTGCCGCAGCTCCATCCTGTGCTTGCACAAGATGAACGCAGTCATCGTGGAAGCTTTGAAGACAGATCATCATTGGAACTAG CTTTTGCAGGAACACTTCGTCCTTCCCTGATGTCACCTAGCCGTTTATATGGTGGATCTGTTGGTAAATTACATCCAAAAAGTGATATGACCATTGGTGCTTATAACGATAATGCCTTCTCCCAAGGTAATTTCAGTGTTCCAGGAAGCTTTCCTGTGAGGGTTGCAACTGGTGATCGGTTTGTGCTTCATGAGCCAAGGCATCCTATGGATCAAGAGAATTTTAGTAACTCACGTCCTGCAAGTCACAATCTCCATTCCCTCCCAGATTATTATAATGGTTCAGCCCATGGTATATCATACAATTCCTTTAGCAGTGCTGCAGACTCGTCAATTGATGCTAATCCTAGAATATTAGAAGGCATAAACGACCGAAACGTTTATATCATGGACCCTAAAGGCCAGCAAGCAGAGCCTCATGTTGGAG TTTTTGGCTCTTCCTGGACGAGTGGTTGCAGCATTCCTGAAGATTACTATATAAAGAGAAATTCCAACTCGTTTCAGCAATTTCCAACAAGTCCCATGGGTTGGACCAATTCATTGCCACTTGCCAATGGTACTCAAAAGCTACCTGGGTTGTCTAGATCGTCAACTAATGTGCTCAACACGGTTTCTCACTCACATGACATGATGAATAAAGTTTCTCATACTCGATTATACCATGACGGATCATTACCAGTCTCTAATTTGTCCCGTTGGAACAATGAACATGCATACATGGAGTCTATTGGAAGACTTGGACTCCACAATAAAGTATCTGACATTGCTCCTCGTAACTATTTGCATGATGAAAATCACATTGGCAAGTTCATCAACTCTACCATGAGCCCTCCTCAACGTTTATCTGATTTTGTTCCTGGAGTAAATTTAGTTGCCTCAGCACCGACCTCTTTCGGCGCTCCAAAAGAACGAATGAGAAACCAATCAAATTGGAGAAGTGAAGCTGACTCTTGTCATGCTGATAAGATGAAGTACGAACTTGATATTGATCGTGTGCTACGTGGAGAAGACAGTCGAACTACATTGATGATAAAGAATATTCCAAACAA GTATACTTCAAAAATGCTCCTGGCAACAATTGATGAACAGCATCGAGGGACTTATGACTTCATTTATCTTCCAATTGATTTCAAG AACAAGTGTAACATGGGTTATGCTTTCATTAACATGACCGATTCACTTCAAATTGTACCATTTTATAAG ACATTCAATGGCAAAAAGTGGGAGAAGTTTAACAGTGGGAAAGTCGCTTCTATTGCATATGCAAGAATCCAGGGGAAATCTGCTTTAGTTGCCCATTTTCAGAATTCAAGCTTGATGAATGAGGACAAGCGGTGTCGCCCTATTCTCTTTTGTACTGAAGGTCCAAATGCTGGTGACCAG GAGCCATTTCCTCTTGGAACCAGTATCCGATCCAGGTCCAGTAAACCTCGAAGCACTTTTAACGACGAGAACCATAATCAAGCAAGTCCTTCAAGTTTTGTAAGAGGGGATGTTATTTCCAGCGGGGCAAGCTCCCTGTCAAGTTCAGTGAAGGATACATTTTGA
- the LOC108223302 gene encoding protein MEI2-like 4 isoform X1 encodes MPFRQMDQKDAAKTSSVFKEIHILSEGETDSQKHNNLADKHVISAKEDAQLQQLTDSGESYEGEPLTETKESEAHSIGNLLPDEDDLFSGIIDKLRCGTRLDGSEDEEDLFQSGGGMELEPENCLNYHHQNGTYTNGVLNGERHSNGSIARTPSYNEQFSRTLIVRNINSSIEDSDLRSLLEKFGDVHSLNTTCKHRGYVVVSYFDIRAAWGARNSLHNKPSGHMNLDIQYLIPKDDPLEKVIKAGTLVVYNLDALTPNDNIGHIFGSFGEIKEIGETLECNKFIEYYDIRAAEVAYRTLNWSTIAGKQIKLELGRDRQFLVPQLHPVLAQDERSHRGSFEDRSSLELAAFAGTLRPSLMSPSRLYGGSVGKLHPKSDMTIGAYNDNAFSQGNFSVPGSFPVRVATGDRFVLHEPRHPMDQENFSNSRPASHNLHSLPDYYNGSAHGISYNSFSSAADSSIDANPRILEGINDRNVYIMDPKGQQAEPHVGVFGSSWTSGCSIPEDYYIKRNSNSFQQFPTSPMGWTNSLPLANGTQKLPGLSRSSTNVLNTVSHSHDMMNKVSHTRLYHDGSLPVSNLSRWNNEHAYMESIGRLGLHNKVSDIAPRNYLHDENHIGKFINSTMSPPQRLSDFVPGVNLVASAPTSFGAPKERMRNQSNWRSEADSCHADKMKYELDIDRVLRGEDSRTTLMIKNIPNKYTSKMLLATIDEQHRGTYDFIYLPIDFKNKCNMGYAFINMTDSLQIVPFYKTFNGKKWEKFNSGKVASIAYARIQGKSALVAHFQNSSLMNEDKRCRPILFCTEGPNAGDQEPFPLGTSIRSRSSKPRSTFNDENHNQASPSSFVRGDVISSGASSLSSSVKDTF; translated from the exons ATGCCATTCAGACAAATGGACCAGAAGGATGCTGCCAAGACCTCAAGCGTGTTCAAGGAAATTCATATCCTTTCTGAG GGGGAAACTGATTCTCAAAAGCATAATAACCTGGCTGATAAGCATG TTATATCAGCGAAAGAGGATGCTCAACTTCAGCAATTAACTGATTCTGGTGAGTCATACGAAGGTGAACCCTTGACAGAGACTAAAGAAAGTGAGGCGCATAGTATTGGCAATCTCCTTCCCGACGAGGATGATCTTTTTTCTGGAATAATTGATAAGTTAAGATGTGGCACTCGTTTGGATGGTAGCGAAGATGAAGAAGATCTTTTTCAAAGTGGAGGTGGCATGGAATTAGAGCCAGAGAATTGCTTAAACTATCATCATCAGAACGGCACATATACTAACGGAGTTCTTAATGGTGAAAGACATTCAAATGGTTCGATTGCCAGAACACCCTCTTATAATGAGCAATTTTCTAGGACACTTATTGTAAGAAATATCAATAGCAGTATTGAAGATTCTGATTTGAGGTCTCTTCTAGAG AAATTTGGGGACGTTCATTCTCTGAACACAACTTGTAAACACCGAGGCTATGTCGTTGTTTCTTATTTTGATATAAGGGCAGCTTGGGGTGCAAGGAACTCACTACACAATAAACCGTCGGGACACATGAATCTTGATATACAGTACTTGATCCCAAAG GATGATCCTTTGGAGAAAGTTATTAAAGCAGGCACACTTGTGGTATATAATCTTGATGCCCTAACGCCCAATGATAATATTGGCCACATCTTTGGTAGTTTTGGAGAGATTAAAGAA ATTGGGGAAACACTGGAGTGTAATAAGTTTATTGAATATTATGATATTCGAGCAGCGGAAGTTGCTTATCGCACATTAAATTGGAGCACTATTGCAGGAAAGCAGATCAAACTTGAACTGGGCCGGGATAGACAATT TTTAGTGCCGCAGCTCCATCCTGTGCTTGCACAAGATGAACGCAGTCATCGTGGAAGCTTTGAAGACAGATCATCATTGGAACTAG CAGCTTTTGCAGGAACACTTCGTCCTTCCCTGATGTCACCTAGCCGTTTATATGGTGGATCTGTTGGTAAATTACATCCAAAAAGTGATATGACCATTGGTGCTTATAACGATAATGCCTTCTCCCAAGGTAATTTCAGTGTTCCAGGAAGCTTTCCTGTGAGGGTTGCAACTGGTGATCGGTTTGTGCTTCATGAGCCAAGGCATCCTATGGATCAAGAGAATTTTAGTAACTCACGTCCTGCAAGTCACAATCTCCATTCCCTCCCAGATTATTATAATGGTTCAGCCCATGGTATATCATACAATTCCTTTAGCAGTGCTGCAGACTCGTCAATTGATGCTAATCCTAGAATATTAGAAGGCATAAACGACCGAAACGTTTATATCATGGACCCTAAAGGCCAGCAAGCAGAGCCTCATGTTGGAG TTTTTGGCTCTTCCTGGACGAGTGGTTGCAGCATTCCTGAAGATTACTATATAAAGAGAAATTCCAACTCGTTTCAGCAATTTCCAACAAGTCCCATGGGTTGGACCAATTCATTGCCACTTGCCAATGGTACTCAAAAGCTACCTGGGTTGTCTAGATCGTCAACTAATGTGCTCAACACGGTTTCTCACTCACATGACATGATGAATAAAGTTTCTCATACTCGATTATACCATGACGGATCATTACCAGTCTCTAATTTGTCCCGTTGGAACAATGAACATGCATACATGGAGTCTATTGGAAGACTTGGACTCCACAATAAAGTATCTGACATTGCTCCTCGTAACTATTTGCATGATGAAAATCACATTGGCAAGTTCATCAACTCTACCATGAGCCCTCCTCAACGTTTATCTGATTTTGTTCCTGGAGTAAATTTAGTTGCCTCAGCACCGACCTCTTTCGGCGCTCCAAAAGAACGAATGAGAAACCAATCAAATTGGAGAAGTGAAGCTGACTCTTGTCATGCTGATAAGATGAAGTACGAACTTGATATTGATCGTGTGCTACGTGGAGAAGACAGTCGAACTACATTGATGATAAAGAATATTCCAAACAA GTATACTTCAAAAATGCTCCTGGCAACAATTGATGAACAGCATCGAGGGACTTATGACTTCATTTATCTTCCAATTGATTTCAAG AACAAGTGTAACATGGGTTATGCTTTCATTAACATGACCGATTCACTTCAAATTGTACCATTTTATAAG ACATTCAATGGCAAAAAGTGGGAGAAGTTTAACAGTGGGAAAGTCGCTTCTATTGCATATGCAAGAATCCAGGGGAAATCTGCTTTAGTTGCCCATTTTCAGAATTCAAGCTTGATGAATGAGGACAAGCGGTGTCGCCCTATTCTCTTTTGTACTGAAGGTCCAAATGCTGGTGACCAG GAGCCATTTCCTCTTGGAACCAGTATCCGATCCAGGTCCAGTAAACCTCGAAGCACTTTTAACGACGAGAACCATAATCAAGCAAGTCCTTCAAGTTTTGTAAGAGGGGATGTTATTTCCAGCGGGGCAAGCTCCCTGTCAAGTTCAGTGAAGGATACATTTTGA
- the LOC108220829 gene encoding uncharacterized protein LOC108220829, which yields MKTEPRMSDEKSAENFSDDSGDRKTGDGREQALLALIKYRTEEVERNKWRVSHYTAELELSQKRLEESKNQLSGLRGQHYIPASRENSDLSTLKVEEESSPSRYCPRSPGNQFMSISVPEEESIRSSKKAQLELSQKRLEESKNQLSGLRGQHYIPASRENSDLSTLKVEEESSPPGYCPRSPGNQFMSISVPEEESIRSSKKAQVNLRGASSGTVLQSSGTSSQNKAKLRPEVVVPAPNPVVPQSSKSHMGTKSSDGSGSTPTHANCTVKVSGAKPSKISSGKELLNIQAKGTKRKFVEKEHKDLITQIAGSSSVRKLQCQTSCILPSQHKRKLRSLALCPTNDQLFVTSALDGVINLWQLQAKRSSANCLSSTDCLSVKQRRWPEDIAWHPEGNGLISVFGADGGDSQVAVLDLNKGKENGRVHFLEDKPHTKGIINNIVFMPWEDTCFVTAGSDHAVVLWTENDGIKDWNHKTLHRNQHTSAVMGVAGLQHKKVVLSAGADKRITGFDVGAGRADYKHQIDSKCMSIVPNPCDYNLYMIQTGTIGEQLRLCDYRVRQTELHTFGWEQESSESQSALINQAWSPDGLYITSGSVDPMIHIFDIRYNARKPTQSVRAHQKRVFKAVWHSTYPLLISISSDLNIGLHKIT from the exons ATGAAAACGGAACCGAGAATGAGCGACGAAAAATCCGCCGAGAATTTCTCCGATGATTCCGGGGACCGTAAGACAGGAGATGGACGAGAACAAGCTTTGTTGGCGCTGATTAAGTATCGTACTGAAGAAGTTGAGCGGAACAAGTGGCGTGTCAGTCATTACACTGCTGAG CTTGAGCTGTCACAAAAGAGGCTAGAGGAGTCCAAAAATCAGCTATCTGGCCTTCGGGGTCAACACTATATCCCTGCGTCCAGAGAGAACTCTGATCTTAGTACGCTAAAAGTTGAAGAGGAATCTAGTCCTTCCAGATATTGTCCGCGGTCTCCTGGAAATCAATTTATGTCAATATCGGTACCAGAGGAAGAAAGTATCAGGTCATCTAAAAAAGCTCAG CTTGAGCTGTCACAAAAGAGGCTAGAGGAGTCCAAAAATCAGCTATCTGGCCTTCGGGGTCAACACTATATCCCTGCGTCCAGAGAGAACTCTGATCTTAGTACGCTAAAAGTTGAAGAGGAATCTAGTCCTCCCGGATATTGTCCGCGGTCTCCTGGAAATCAATTTATGTCAATATCGGTACCAGAGGAAGAAAGTATCAGGTCGTCTAAAAAAGCTCAGGTAAATCTAAGAGGAGCATCTAGTGGCACTGTCCTTCAGAGTAGTGGAACATCTTCTCAAAACAAGGCTAAGCTTAGGCCAGAAGTTGTTGTACCTGCTCCAAATCCTGTAGTTCCTCAATCAAGCAAGTCTCATATGGGCACTAAATCTTCAGATGGTTCAGGTTCTACTCCTACTCATGCCAACTGTACTGTTAAGGTATCTGGAGCGAAGCCTAGTAAGATCTCTTCTGGGAAGGAACTTCTCAACATACAGGCTAAAGGAACCAAGAGGAAGTTTG TGGAAAAAGAGCATAAAGACTTAATTACACAGATTGCTGGCAGCTCCTCAGTTCGCAAGTTACAGTGCCAGACAAGTTGTATTTTACCCAGTCAGCATAAGAGAAAGTTGAGGAGTCTGGCTTTATGTCCAACAAACGATCAGCTTTTTGTGACCAG TGCTTTGGATGGAGTCATTAACTTGTGGCAATTGCAAGCTAAAAG ATCTAGTGCCAATTGTTTAAGTAGCACTGATTGTTTATCCGTCAAGCAAAGGAGATGGCCGGAAGATATTGCTTGGCATCCCGAGGGGAACGGCCTAATTTCTGTGTTTGGTGCGGATGGTGGAGACTCACAGGTCGCAGTCTTGGATTTGAACAAAGGGAAAGAG AATGGTCGTGTTCACTTTCTGGAGGATAAGCCACATACTAAAGGCATCATAAACAACATAGTATTTATGCCATGGGAAGATACCTGCTTTGTTACGGCAGGTAGTGATCATGCTGTAGTCCTTTGGACTGAAAATGATGGGATTAAAGACTGGAATCATAAAACATTGCATAGGAATCAGCATACCAGCGCTGTTATGGGAGTTGCTGGGTTGCAGCATAAGAAGGTTGTACTTTCTGCTGGCGCTGACAAGCGGATCACAGGGTTTGACGTGGGAGCTGGTAGAGCTGACTACAAGCATCAAATAGACAGTAAATGCATGAGTATTGTGCCAAACCCGTGTGATTATAATCTCTACATGATTCAGACTGG GACTATAGGAGAACAACTTCGCTTATGTGATTATAGGGTGAGACAAACGGAACTCCACACATTTGGCTGGGAACAAGAAAGTAGTGAATCGCAGTCAGCCTTGATAAATCAAGCTTGGTCCCCTGATGGTCTGTACATTACTTCTGGTTCAGTGGACCCTATGATTCACATTTTCGATATTAGGTATAATGCTAGAAAGCCGACTCAGTCAGTAAGAGCCCATCAGAAGCGAGTATTTAAAGCCGTATGGCACAGTACCTACCCTCTCCTGATATCAATTTCTTCCGATTTAAACATTGGATTGCACAAGATCACATAG
- the LOC108223302 gene encoding protein MEI2-like 4 isoform X3, translating into MPFRQMDQKDAAKTSSVFKEIHILSEGETDSQKHNNLADKHVISAKEDAQLQQLTDSGESYEGEPLTETKESEAHSIGNLLPDEDDLFSGIIDKLRCGTRLDGSEDEEDLFQSGGGMELEPENCLNYHHQNGTYTNGVLNGERHSNGSIARTPSYNEQFSRTLIVRNINSSIEDSDLRSLLEKFGDVHSLNTTCKHRGYVVVSYFDIRAAWGARNSLHNKPSGHMNLDIQYLIPKDDPLEKVIKAGTLVVYNLDALTPNDNIGHIFGSFGEIKEIGETLECNKFIEYYDIRAAEVAYRTLNWSTIAGKQIKLELGRDRQFLVPQLHPVLAQDERSHRGSFEDRSSLELGTLRPSLMSPSRLYGGSVGKLHPKSDMTIGAYNDNAFSQGNFSVPGSFPVRVATGDRFVLHEPRHPMDQENFSNSRPASHNLHSLPDYYNGSAHGISYNSFSSAADSSIDANPRILEGINDRNVYIMDPKGQQAEPHVGVFGSSWTSGCSIPEDYYIKRNSNSFQQFPTSPMGWTNSLPLANGTQKLPGLSRSSTNVLNTVSHSHDMMNKVSHTRLYHDGSLPVSNLSRWNNEHAYMESIGRLGLHNKVSDIAPRNYLHDENHIGKFINSTMSPPQRLSDFVPGVNLVASAPTSFGAPKERMRNQSNWRSEADSCHADKMKYELDIDRVLRGEDSRTTLMIKNIPNKYTSKMLLATIDEQHRGTYDFIYLPIDFKNKCNMGYAFINMTDSLQIVPFYKTFNGKKWEKFNSGKVASIAYARIQGKSALVAHFQNSSLMNEDKRCRPILFCTEGPNAGDQEPFPLGTSIRSRSSKPRSTFNDENHNQASPSSFVRGDVISSGASSLSSSVKDTF; encoded by the exons ATGCCATTCAGACAAATGGACCAGAAGGATGCTGCCAAGACCTCAAGCGTGTTCAAGGAAATTCATATCCTTTCTGAG GGGGAAACTGATTCTCAAAAGCATAATAACCTGGCTGATAAGCATG TTATATCAGCGAAAGAGGATGCTCAACTTCAGCAATTAACTGATTCTGGTGAGTCATACGAAGGTGAACCCTTGACAGAGACTAAAGAAAGTGAGGCGCATAGTATTGGCAATCTCCTTCCCGACGAGGATGATCTTTTTTCTGGAATAATTGATAAGTTAAGATGTGGCACTCGTTTGGATGGTAGCGAAGATGAAGAAGATCTTTTTCAAAGTGGAGGTGGCATGGAATTAGAGCCAGAGAATTGCTTAAACTATCATCATCAGAACGGCACATATACTAACGGAGTTCTTAATGGTGAAAGACATTCAAATGGTTCGATTGCCAGAACACCCTCTTATAATGAGCAATTTTCTAGGACACTTATTGTAAGAAATATCAATAGCAGTATTGAAGATTCTGATTTGAGGTCTCTTCTAGAG AAATTTGGGGACGTTCATTCTCTGAACACAACTTGTAAACACCGAGGCTATGTCGTTGTTTCTTATTTTGATATAAGGGCAGCTTGGGGTGCAAGGAACTCACTACACAATAAACCGTCGGGACACATGAATCTTGATATACAGTACTTGATCCCAAAG GATGATCCTTTGGAGAAAGTTATTAAAGCAGGCACACTTGTGGTATATAATCTTGATGCCCTAACGCCCAATGATAATATTGGCCACATCTTTGGTAGTTTTGGAGAGATTAAAGAA ATTGGGGAAACACTGGAGTGTAATAAGTTTATTGAATATTATGATATTCGAGCAGCGGAAGTTGCTTATCGCACATTAAATTGGAGCACTATTGCAGGAAAGCAGATCAAACTTGAACTGGGCCGGGATAGACAATT TTTAGTGCCGCAGCTCCATCCTGTGCTTGCACAAGATGAACGCAGTCATCGTGGAAGCTTTGAAGACAGATCATCATTGGAACTAG GAACACTTCGTCCTTCCCTGATGTCACCTAGCCGTTTATATGGTGGATCTGTTGGTAAATTACATCCAAAAAGTGATATGACCATTGGTGCTTATAACGATAATGCCTTCTCCCAAGGTAATTTCAGTGTTCCAGGAAGCTTTCCTGTGAGGGTTGCAACTGGTGATCGGTTTGTGCTTCATGAGCCAAGGCATCCTATGGATCAAGAGAATTTTAGTAACTCACGTCCTGCAAGTCACAATCTCCATTCCCTCCCAGATTATTATAATGGTTCAGCCCATGGTATATCATACAATTCCTTTAGCAGTGCTGCAGACTCGTCAATTGATGCTAATCCTAGAATATTAGAAGGCATAAACGACCGAAACGTTTATATCATGGACCCTAAAGGCCAGCAAGCAGAGCCTCATGTTGGAG TTTTTGGCTCTTCCTGGACGAGTGGTTGCAGCATTCCTGAAGATTACTATATAAAGAGAAATTCCAACTCGTTTCAGCAATTTCCAACAAGTCCCATGGGTTGGACCAATTCATTGCCACTTGCCAATGGTACTCAAAAGCTACCTGGGTTGTCTAGATCGTCAACTAATGTGCTCAACACGGTTTCTCACTCACATGACATGATGAATAAAGTTTCTCATACTCGATTATACCATGACGGATCATTACCAGTCTCTAATTTGTCCCGTTGGAACAATGAACATGCATACATGGAGTCTATTGGAAGACTTGGACTCCACAATAAAGTATCTGACATTGCTCCTCGTAACTATTTGCATGATGAAAATCACATTGGCAAGTTCATCAACTCTACCATGAGCCCTCCTCAACGTTTATCTGATTTTGTTCCTGGAGTAAATTTAGTTGCCTCAGCACCGACCTCTTTCGGCGCTCCAAAAGAACGAATGAGAAACCAATCAAATTGGAGAAGTGAAGCTGACTCTTGTCATGCTGATAAGATGAAGTACGAACTTGATATTGATCGTGTGCTACGTGGAGAAGACAGTCGAACTACATTGATGATAAAGAATATTCCAAACAA GTATACTTCAAAAATGCTCCTGGCAACAATTGATGAACAGCATCGAGGGACTTATGACTTCATTTATCTTCCAATTGATTTCAAG AACAAGTGTAACATGGGTTATGCTTTCATTAACATGACCGATTCACTTCAAATTGTACCATTTTATAAG ACATTCAATGGCAAAAAGTGGGAGAAGTTTAACAGTGGGAAAGTCGCTTCTATTGCATATGCAAGAATCCAGGGGAAATCTGCTTTAGTTGCCCATTTTCAGAATTCAAGCTTGATGAATGAGGACAAGCGGTGTCGCCCTATTCTCTTTTGTACTGAAGGTCCAAATGCTGGTGACCAG GAGCCATTTCCTCTTGGAACCAGTATCCGATCCAGGTCCAGTAAACCTCGAAGCACTTTTAACGACGAGAACCATAATCAAGCAAGTCCTTCAAGTTTTGTAAGAGGGGATGTTATTTCCAGCGGGGCAAGCTCCCTGTCAAGTTCAGTGAAGGATACATTTTGA